Below is a genomic region from Flavobacteriales bacterium.
TTCAGAAAATTATTTGGGTAAAGATAGAGGCTGGAGGCTTAAAAATAAAATTCCGAAAGGGGAAAAATTGGGGATTGTCGAAATAAAAACCGAAGCTGCCGATACGTAGAAATTTGGTTATATTGCAAGCATAAATTCTAGAAACATGAAAAAAATGATTATGCCTCTCATGCTTGTTGCTTTGGTACTTGGCTCTTGCGGAGAAAAAAGTAAAAAAGGTGCCTGGATTGCAGAGGATAAAGACAACTATACTTCTGAATGTAAAAAAGCTGCTGAAGGTGAAAGTATTCCGGGAATGGATGCTGATACCTACAAGAAGTTTGTGGATCAGGTATGTAGCTGTTCATTAGAAAAACTGGAAGATGGTTACGAGAATGCGATTGAAGCCAACAAGGACCGCGAAGGGGTGACCAAAATTGGTGAAGAATGCGGAATGGAAGCTGCTATGAGCCTGATGGGCGAAATGGACATGGGTGGTGCAATGGAAGAAGCTCCCGTAATGGATGAGGCTGCCGTTGAAGAAGTAGCTACTGAAGAAGGTGCTGAATAATTGTTCTTGAGATTACAGAGAGAGGGGACCAAGCGGTCCCCTTTTTTTATCGCCTTTCCTGTGTAAAATGATGCGAATGCTATACCTTTGCAGCTTATGAATCAGTACAAGAAGGTCAGTTTTTACACGCTGGGCTGCAAATTGAATTTTTCTGAAACATCCACCATTGCCCGTCAATTTGTGGATGCCGGCTTTGCGCGTGTAGATTTTTTTGATCGTCCGGATATTTACGTCATCAACACCTGCTCCGTTACCGATAATGCCGACAAGAAATGCCGGCAATTGGTTAAAAAAGCCCTCAAGGTAAATTCCAATGCGCAGATTGTAATCATCGGTTGTTATGCGCAATTAAAACCGGATGAAATTGCTTCGATAGAAGGAGTGGATCTGGTCCTGGGTGCGAATGAAAAATTTAATGTGATTGAACACCTTGAAAAACTGGAAGGGAAAGCGGCTGAGCGCGGAAAAGTGGAGGCGATTGAAATTAAGCAGACCAAACATTTTGTACCCTCTTACAGTTATGGCGACCGCACCCGGAGTTTTTTAAAAGTGCAGGATGGTTGCGATTATTTTTGCGCTTTCTGTACTATTCCTCTTGCACGTGGATTTTCACGCAGTGAGACGATAGAAAATACCTTAAAAATTGCCCGCGAAGTGGCTGCCACCGATGTGAAGGAAGTGGTGCTCACCGGTGTGAATATCGGTGATTTTGGAAACGGCGGAGATGAAAATTTTTATGGTTTGGTACAAGTCCTTGATGAAGTAGAAGGAATAGATCGTTACCGTATTTCATCCATCGAACCCAATCTGTTGAGTGACGAAATCATTCAATTTGTTTCCAGCTCCAAACGATTCGCACCGCATTTTCATGTTCCGCTTCAATCCGGATCCGATAAAATTTTAAAACTGATGCGTCGCCGTTATGAACGCTCGCTCTATGCCGACCGTGTCCGTTCCATTAAACAACGGATGCCGGACGCTTGCATCGGTGTGGATGTGATTGTTGGTTTTCCCGGCGAAAGTGATGAAGATTTTCTGGATACCTATCAGTTTTTAAACGATCTGGATGTCTCTTATTTCCATGTTTTCACCTACAGTGAACGCGATAATACCACCGCAATTCGCATGACGGATGTAGTTCCGATGGATGTGCGGAATAAACGCAGTAAAATGTTGCACATACTTGGAGAAAAGAAAAAACGTGCATTTTATTCTACACAAGAAGGAAAAATTGCCCGTGTTCTTTTCGAATCGGAAGAAGAAGAGGGGATGATGTATGGTTTTACCGAGAATTATGTAAAAGTAAAATTCCCTTATGATGAACAATTGGTGAACCGTTTTGCCGATATCCGATTAACACAAACCGACCGGGATGGAGTAATGAAAGCCGAATTGATTGCGGTAGTTCCCGATAACAAGATTTTAGCCTGATGTATCCTACACTTTACCATTTTTTTTACGATATCACCGGATTCGAAATTCCGTTTCTGCGTGCCGTTAACAGTTTCGGTTTTTTTGTCGCCATGGCCTTTCTGGTAGCCGGCTGGTTATATGCCAAAGAATTAAAACGAAAAGAAGAAGAAGGATTTGTTCCTGTATCTAAGCGCTTGATTTGGGTTGGTGCTCCTGCTCCCTTGCATGAGATTGTATTAAACGGATTATTGGGTGCGTTTTTAGGATTTAAATTGATTTATGCATTCACACATCAGGATGTTTTTTCGCGCTTTCCGAAATTTTTATTTTCTGCAGAAGGAAGTTGGATCGGATTGATCATTGGTGCAGCGATTATGGCTTATTGGCGTTATGCAGATGGAAAAAAAGCTGAATTGCCCAAACCTGAGCAGCGGGAAGAACTGGTTCACGGTTATGATCATCTTGGAAAATTAATCACGCTTGCCGTGTTGTGGGGATTCATCGGTGCCAAATTATTCGCGTGGCTCGAAGATCCGCAACCGCTTGGTGAATTTTTAAAAGATCCTTTTCGCGGTTTAACCATGTATGGCGGATTAATCTGCGCAGCGATTGCCATGACGTTTTACATGCGCAAACATCAACTACCGGTATGGCATTTTTACGATGCAGCAGCTCCTGCTTTAATGCTGGCTTACGGTGTTGGACGAATCGGTTGTCACGTAAGTGGCGATGGAGATTGGGGAATTGAAAACACCGCTCCAAAACCGGGGTGGATGTCCTTTTTACCCGACTGGATGTGGTCCTACACTTACCCAAATAACGTGAACATGGTAGGTGTTCCGTTAAAGGATTGTCTCTATGGCGATCAGTATTGTACCGTATTACCCAATCCTGTTTTTCCTACGCCCTTTTATGAAACCTTAATGTGTGTGGCCTTCTTTTTTATTCTGTGGGCCATGCGAAAAAAAATTACCATTCCCGGTGTATTGTTTATGTCCTACCTCGCCATGAACGGAGTAGAACGTTTCTTCATCGAAAGCATTCGTGTAAATGAAAAATATCATTTATTGGGCATAGAAGTTACCCAGGCGCAACTGATTTCCTTAAGTTTTATTCTTGTGGGTATTGCAGGAATTTTTTATCTTAAACACAAGCAAAAAAATGCAGTCTCGGCATGAGCATTGTTTTTATTGTAAAATCAACCATTCGCAATAAGCAAAACTTTTATCGTTTTCTGGAAGAGTTTCGCTCGTTTGGACATATAGAACGCATCGAAGTTAAGGAAACCCAAAAGGCGGGTCACGCTATTTCTCTGGCCTTTCAAAGCTGTAATGAAGGATTTGAATATGTAATTGCTGTTGGTGGCG
It encodes:
- a CDS encoding prolipoprotein diacylglyceryl transferase; its protein translation is MYPTLYHFFYDITGFEIPFLRAVNSFGFFVAMAFLVAGWLYAKELKRKEEEGFVPVSKRLIWVGAPAPLHEIVLNGLLGAFLGFKLIYAFTHQDVFSRFPKFLFSAEGSWIGLIIGAAIMAYWRYADGKKAELPKPEQREELVHGYDHLGKLITLAVLWGFIGAKLFAWLEDPQPLGEFLKDPFRGLTMYGGLICAAIAMTFYMRKHQLPVWHFYDAAAPALMLAYGVGRIGCHVSGDGDWGIENTAPKPGWMSFLPDWMWSYTYPNNVNMVGVPLKDCLYGDQYCTVLPNPVFPTPFYETLMCVAFFFILWAMRKKITIPGVLFMSYLAMNGVERFFIESIRVNEKYHLLGIEVTQAQLISLSFILVGIAGIFYLKHKQKNAVSA
- the mtaB gene encoding tRNA (N(6)-L-threonylcarbamoyladenosine(37)-C(2))-methylthiotransferase MtaB, with protein sequence MNQYKKVSFYTLGCKLNFSETSTIARQFVDAGFARVDFFDRPDIYVINTCSVTDNADKKCRQLVKKALKVNSNAQIVIIGCYAQLKPDEIASIEGVDLVLGANEKFNVIEHLEKLEGKAAERGKVEAIEIKQTKHFVPSYSYGDRTRSFLKVQDGCDYFCAFCTIPLARGFSRSETIENTLKIAREVAATDVKEVVLTGVNIGDFGNGGDENFYGLVQVLDEVEGIDRYRISSIEPNLLSDEIIQFVSSSKRFAPHFHVPLQSGSDKILKLMRRRYERSLYADRVRSIKQRMPDACIGVDVIVGFPGESDEDFLDTYQFLNDLDVSYFHVFTYSERDNTTAIRMTDVVPMDVRNKRSKMLHILGEKKKRAFYSTQEGKIARVLFESEEEEGMMYGFTENYVKVKFPYDEQLVNRFADIRLTQTDRDGVMKAELIAVVPDNKILA